A segment of the Bacillus pseudomycoides genome:
AAAAATAAAACGGATAGTATTCCATCATATTGCTGAAACATAAGTGATTCCACTCTTGGATAGATTGATAGTTTGCCAGCACCGTAATGATTGAGCACCAAACTGCTTAGTAATAAAACCATTAAAGACGCAAGTATATACCAATCTTGCCTCCCCATGTGATACCGTATATACGTACTACGCTTTGTCACTCCAAACCCTCGCGCTTGCATAGAATCTGCCGTTTGTAATGCATCTTCTAAAGAACAAACAAGTAACACTTGTAAAAGTTTCATTCCATTTTTGATTCTCCCTATGAATGAGCCTGAATCTAATTGAACACCTTTTGTTTTTTGAACAAGTGTAATTTGTCTTAGACGCCGGATAAACAAAGGAACAAAACGCACTGTAATCATTGTTAATAATGCAACTTTCGGTGAAATCCGTGAAAATAAATACAAAAATTTATGGCTTGAAATCATATCATTATAGGAAGTAAATGTAAACATAATAGCAAGTAACGATAGTCCCATTATCAATCCATACGTACAAGCTTCTAAAGTAATTCGATTATCTCCTAACCGAAATAATGTAGTCGCTCCCCTATGCGTTAACAACGGATTTAGCACAATAACCATCAAAGAGAAAATGAACGTGCTTGGCAACATTCTTCTTATTCTCTCACCATTTCCTTGCATGATGTTTAACAGTACAATTAGAATAATTGCACCCATTAAAAAAAGAGGGTGAAGACACACCATACATAGTATCATCACCCCAATATAATAGAAAAAATTCACAAAAGGATGTAAAGAAGAAAAGATAATTTTCATAGTCCTTTACCAAAGATCCCTTCCTATTTTAGCACATATACCCATTCGATCTTATCTCCTGGCTTTACAGTTACCGCACCGGCACTACGATTTGGAAAAGCACCATTGACACGGTATTTCCATCCACTTGTGCTTGCGATATCTTTTTCGTATAAATCATTAATACCCTTTACATAAATACTATTTCCTGATCCGGATGCATCTACATCTAATCCTGTACGCTGCAATACTTTATACACCGTATCTCCCTCTTGTACGTCAACTTTCTTTGCTCCTAATAAATAACCTTCATGTCCACGTACAGAAATGGTAACTTGTTGAGCCTGTGGTTCCGGCTTTGGTTCTACTTTAGGTTCTGGCTTTGGTTCTACCTTAGGTTCTGGATCTTTCGGATATTCCTGCTTTGGTGTTTCTTTCGGCTGATTAACTATTTTAGCCTCTTCTTTTACTTCTGGTTTTGCATCTTGTTTTATTTCTGGCGCTTTCTTTACCTCAGCGTTTTCCTGCTGTGCTTTTGGTTGTTCTTGCTCTTTTTGCTGAACAACTGGTTCTTGCGACTTTTTCTCTTCTTGTTTTACTTCAGGTTGTTTTTGCTGATCTTGCTCTTCTAGTTTCTTTTGTTCGGCAGTTGGTTCTTGCGATTCTTCCTGTTTACTTTCTTCTTTTGTTTCTTCTTGTTTTTCCTTATTTTTTTGTTCTGTTTGCTTTGATACCCCTTGTTGCTCAGGCTTGGATTCATTTTGACTACATCCAACAAGCAATCCAAATGAAAGAACAAATGAGAGTAACCATTTCATCATACTCATGCTTTTCTCACCTTCCCCAATAAAATTAGGAGCAAATCATTGCTCCTAATTTTCGTTAAGCTGCTTTTCGTCTCCATAAAACATATGCTGAAGCGATGCATAATACACCCATTCCTACTGGCATAGCAGTATCCCAGGCAGACGCTCCTGTTTTTGGTAATTGACGATTTATTGCAGTATTTTCATTATTTACTGTTTTGTCTTTTGTAACAACACGAGAGTTCTCGTCATTTGTTTGTTTCTTTGGCTTTTCAATCACCTGTTTCTCATCCACTACAGGTTTCTTCGGTTCCTCAACTAAGATTTTATCACCTTCTGTTAAGGAATTTGTCCAATCGTAAATAGAACCCGCACCATTTACATATGCCTTATATTGAACAAGCGCTAAGAGTGCTTGTTCAGTCGCCATACTACTACCCTCTTTGTCGCTTGGCAGCCATTTAAATTCGCCATTTGCAAGTTGGTATGATAGTAAGTTGCGAACTGCATTTACATTATTTTTAGTGAACGCTTTACTAGTCGGATCAATTCCTGTGCTAGCCAGTCCAATAATCGCTTGCGCAACACTGTTAGAGTTTTCTTGGCCGTCAGCTTCGAATCCGCCCGTGTTCAATTGTTTAGTTGATAAATATTTCACTGCTTTATCTACAACTTTTTTTACCTCTGGTTGTTTCTGGTATGGCGCTAGTGCCGATAAAACCATACCTGTTACATCAATACTACTAGCTTCTTTCTTATTACTTTCAACATTGTATGTCCATCCACCATCTGTATGTTGAGCATTTAAAATCTGTTTTACTAAAGCCGCACGATTCCACTTTGCTTCAGCTGGTACTTCATATTTTTTTGTATCAAGCGCAAGTAAGGCAAATGTATAGCCAGTAACAGAATTTAGTTTTTCAGATTGATACAGTTCTTGCACTAAATTCTTCGCTGCAACATTCGTCGGATTCCCATTTACTGCTGATACAGCTAAAACCGTTCTTGCCATATCTGTAGCGCTAAATCGTCCCATACGCTTTTCTACTTTTTGTGTTAAAGATTGCAAGTAACTAATCTTTGCTTCTACTGGAATATTATTTCCCGAACGAGAAAGTGCAATTGCTTCCCAATCACTATCGATTCCATCTTGCATCATTTTTTTTGACGTTTTAGCAATCGCTTGATCTAATTGCTTCATTAGCAATTCATTTTTGATTGGTTCTTTTAACTCATTAGGC
Coding sequences within it:
- a CDS encoding DUF4430 domain-containing protein, which encodes MATIKKWMLTSLMAFALVFVSFTNTVHITFAEGKTATLAIVGESQKGVILCPKKVSIKDGETAYSLLQKVMGTKVAAENTQYGIYVKGIDGLMAGATSGWTYDVNDKAAMVGADSYQLKSGDVVAFRFVTDWSNMSTEKLQQVLDKIGTCKKEPEVGNPGEQKPEEQKPEGQKPEGQKPEEQKPEGQKPEGQKPEEQKPEGQKPEGQKPEGQNPEGQKTEKPKLEEQKPNELKEPIKNELLMKQLDQAIAKTSKKMMQDGIDSDWEAIALSRSGNNIPVEAKISYLQSLTQKVEKRMGRFSATDMARTVLAVSAVNGNPTNVAAKNLVQELYQSEKLNSVTGYTFALLALDTKKYEVPAEAKWNRAALVKQILNAQHTDGGWTYNVESNKKEASSIDVTGMVLSALAPYQKQPEVKKVVDKAVKYLSTKQLNTGGFEADGQENSNSVAQAIIGLASTGIDPTSKAFTKNNVNAVRNLLSYQLANGEFKWLPSDKEGSSMATEQALLALVQYKAYVNGAGSIYDWTNSLTEGDKILVEEPKKPVVDEKQVIEKPKKQTNDENSRVVTKDKTVNNENTAINRQLPKTGASAWDTAMPVGMGVLCIASAYVLWRRKAA
- a CDS encoding energy-coupling factor transporter transmembrane component T, which encodes MKIIFSSLHPFVNFFYYIGVMILCMVCLHPLFLMGAIILIVLLNIMQGNGERIRRMLPSTFIFSLMVIVLNPLLTHRGATTLFRLGDNRITLEACTYGLIMGLSLLAIMFTFTSYNDMISSHKFLYLFSRISPKVALLTMITVRFVPLFIRRLRQITLVQKTKGVQLDSGSFIGRIKNGMKLLQVLLVCSLEDALQTADSMQARGFGVTKRSTYIRYHMGRQDWYILASLMVLLLSSLVLNHYGAGKLSIYPRVESLMFQQYDGILSVLFLLFISLPILMEGREWLWWRMQK
- a CDS encoding DUF4430 domain-containing protein, which gives rise to MSMMKWLLSFVLSFGLLVGCSQNESKPEQQGVSKQTEQKNKEKQEETKEESKQEESQEPTAEQKKLEEQDQQKQPEVKQEEKKSQEPVVQQKEQEQPKAQQENAEVKKAPEIKQDAKPEVKEEAKIVNQPKETPKQEYPKDPEPKVEPKPEPKVEPKPEPQAQQVTISVRGHEGYLLGAKKVDVQEGDTVYKVLQRTGLDVDASGSGNSIYVKGINDLYEKDIASTSGWKYRVNGAFPNRSAGAVTVKPGDKIEWVYVLK